From a region of the Streptomyces sp. B21-083 genome:
- the tgmB gene encoding ATP-grasp ribosomal peptide maturase, whose protein sequence is MSLPVLVIAANDDWPTDRVVTELTDRRVEVFRMDTADFPQQLSLTGRIDRGHGWAGELATAHRTVELSRVGGVYYRAPGAFQFPGGMTAPEERFAAAQARSGLGGVLSALDCRWVNHPTFMARAEYKPVQLDAARACGLRIPPTLITNRPEAVRQFAAELPGPLICKPVSSPVLIEDGQLKTVYTRRLTPEDLADLRGIETTAHLFQAWLDKSHEVRLTVVGRRMFAAEIHADSEAAHEDWRSDYGSLAYTTTTVPPDVVAGMRGLMDRLHLRYGAADLVVDPSGRWWFLEVNPCGQWDWIQGATGQPIAAAIADELQGVT, encoded by the coding sequence ATGTCCCTGCCTGTCCTGGTGATCGCGGCCAACGACGATTGGCCGACCGATCGAGTAGTCACGGAGTTGACCGACCGACGGGTCGAGGTGTTCCGCATGGACACCGCGGACTTCCCTCAGCAGCTTTCGCTGACGGGCCGGATCGACCGGGGGCACGGATGGGCGGGTGAACTGGCCACCGCGCACCGCACGGTGGAGCTGTCCCGGGTCGGCGGGGTGTACTACCGCGCCCCCGGGGCATTCCAGTTCCCCGGCGGCATGACCGCCCCGGAAGAGCGGTTCGCCGCCGCGCAGGCCCGGTCCGGGCTCGGCGGCGTCCTGTCCGCGCTCGACTGCCGATGGGTCAACCACCCCACCTTCATGGCCCGGGCCGAGTACAAGCCGGTCCAACTCGACGCCGCCCGCGCCTGCGGGCTGCGCATCCCACCCACACTGATCACGAACCGGCCCGAGGCGGTACGGCAGTTCGCCGCCGAACTCCCCGGCCCGCTCATCTGCAAGCCCGTGTCGTCCCCGGTATTGATCGAGGACGGCCAGCTCAAAACCGTATACACCCGCCGCCTCACCCCGGAGGATCTCGCCGACCTACGCGGTATCGAGACGACCGCCCACCTCTTCCAAGCCTGGCTCGACAAGAGCCACGAGGTCCGCCTGACTGTCGTCGGCCGACGCATGTTCGCCGCCGAAATCCACGCTGACAGCGAGGCCGCACACGAGGACTGGCGATCCGACTACGGCTCGCTCGCCTACACCACCACGACGGTTCCTCCCGACGTGGTGGCCGGAATGCGCGGCCTGATGGACCGGCTCCACCTCCGTTACGGGGCCGCTGACCTCGTCGTTGACCCCTCCGGGAGGTGGTGGTTCCTTGAGGTGAATCCGTGCGGGCAATGGGACTGGATACAGGGCGCGACCGGGCAGCCGATCGCTGCGGCGATCGCTGATGAACTGCAAGGAGTCACCTGA
- a CDS encoding glutathione peroxidase: MTTDATSPASSPSPDSPLAVEIGALTGGSADLAQYAGKAVLIVNVASKCGLTPQYAGLEKLQARYADKGFTVLGVPCNQFMGQEPGSSEEIAEFCSATYGVTFPMTEKVEVNGDARHALYDRLVGFADGEGHTGDIRWNFEKFLVGRDGQVVARFSPQTEPETDELVSAVEKAIG, from the coding sequence ATGACCACAGATGCCACTTCCCCCGCCTCCTCTCCCTCCCCCGACTCCCCCCTCGCCGTCGAGATCGGCGCCCTCACGGGCGGTTCCGCGGACCTCGCCCAGTACGCGGGCAAGGCCGTCCTCATCGTCAACGTCGCCTCCAAGTGCGGGCTGACCCCGCAGTACGCGGGGCTGGAGAAGCTCCAGGCGCGGTACGCCGACAAGGGCTTCACCGTGCTCGGGGTGCCCTGCAACCAGTTCATGGGCCAGGAGCCCGGCAGCTCCGAGGAGATCGCCGAGTTCTGCTCGGCGACGTACGGCGTGACCTTCCCGATGACCGAGAAGGTCGAGGTCAACGGGGACGCGCGGCACGCCCTGTACGACCGTCTGGTCGGTTTCGCCGACGGCGAGGGCCACACCGGTGACATCCGCTGGAACTTCGAGAAGTTCCTCGTCGGCCGCGACGGCCAGGTCGTCGCCCGCTTCTCCCCGCAGACCGAGCCGGAGACGGACGAGCTGGTGAGCGCGGTGGAGAAGGCCATCGGCTGA
- the tgmA gene encoding putative ATP-grasp-modified RiPP produces the protein MTTTLDRAREAFPLAAGRLPLSTEAPSGPDTRPWALRFARTPDSTGAVTIPASFYDAGQQVNVSSDGGLLTCMANTHSPTVPDGSTTNPPPLDEGPKD, from the coding sequence GTGACCACCACCCTGGACCGGGCGCGGGAAGCGTTCCCGCTCGCCGCCGGCAGGCTTCCGCTGAGCACCGAGGCGCCGTCCGGGCCGGACACGCGGCCTTGGGCCCTGCGGTTCGCCCGCACGCCGGACTCGACCGGAGCCGTCACCATCCCGGCCTCCTTTTACGACGCGGGACAACAGGTCAACGTGTCGTCTGACGGCGGCCTGTTGACCTGTATGGCCAACACCCACAGCCCGACTGTGCCGGACGGCTCGACAACGAACCCGCCGCCGCTGGACGAAGGACCGAAGGACTAG
- a CDS encoding methyltransferase domain-containing protein, producing the protein MDWQQHAAALAREVVHPTSPLYGPVMATPRHLCVPRWYAAGPEGWTPADGPADEAEWAGASYADRTLVTRVGPVHADHAPDGEAVTGRPTSSSTLPSLVVSMLTHGRLSECRDFLDVATGSGYSAALACAWLGDDYVTTVDVDAYLTEAAADRLAAIGHNPKVLTQDAAGPLPGEYDGIVSMVSMPRVPASWLRVLRPGGRLVTTIAATGLILTADKHDDGGATGRIEWDRAAFMATRTSDDYPPQLEELYKRVSDQDGDEVTTSPFPVLDVMQAWEVWSMLSLTAPGIEHRNGTDDDGGRMTWMLHPDGSWARAHTTPGSRTTTVHQGGPRRLYTMLEEIRWRWVEHGELPVYGARVTITPEGETTLARGGWSATL; encoded by the coding sequence ATGGACTGGCAGCAGCACGCCGCCGCGCTCGCCCGCGAGGTGGTGCACCCCACCTCCCCGCTGTACGGGCCGGTCATGGCCACGCCCCGGCACCTGTGCGTGCCCCGCTGGTACGCCGCCGGCCCCGAGGGCTGGACGCCTGCCGACGGCCCCGCGGACGAGGCGGAGTGGGCCGGCGCCTCGTACGCGGACCGGACCCTCGTGACGCGGGTCGGCCCGGTGCACGCCGACCACGCCCCCGACGGCGAGGCGGTGACCGGGCGGCCTACCTCCTCCAGCACCCTGCCGAGCCTGGTGGTCAGCATGCTCACGCACGGGAGGCTCAGCGAGTGCCGGGACTTCCTGGACGTGGCGACCGGCTCCGGGTACAGCGCCGCCCTGGCGTGCGCGTGGCTCGGGGACGACTACGTGACCACCGTGGACGTCGACGCCTACCTGACCGAGGCCGCCGCGGACCGGCTCGCCGCCATCGGCCACAACCCGAAGGTGCTCACCCAGGATGCCGCCGGGCCGCTTCCCGGCGAGTACGACGGGATCGTGTCCATGGTGTCCATGCCCCGCGTCCCGGCCTCCTGGCTGCGCGTGCTGCGGCCGGGCGGGCGCCTCGTGACCACCATCGCCGCAACCGGGCTGATCCTCACCGCCGACAAGCACGACGACGGCGGGGCCACCGGCCGGATCGAGTGGGACCGGGCCGCGTTCATGGCGACCCGCACGAGCGACGACTACCCGCCCCAGCTCGAAGAGCTGTACAAGCGGGTCAGCGACCAGGACGGGGACGAAGTCACCACATCCCCGTTCCCGGTGCTCGACGTCATGCAGGCATGGGAAGTGTGGTCGATGCTCTCCCTCACCGCCCCCGGCATCGAGCACCGCAACGGCACCGATGACGACGGCGGCCGGATGACGTGGATGTTGCACCCCGACGGGTCGTGGGCCCGCGCCCACACCACGCCCGGCAGCCGCACCACGACCGTCCACCAGGGCGGTCCGCGCCGCCTCTACACGATGCTCGAAGAGATCCGGTGGAGGTGGGTCGAGCACGGCGAACTGCCCGTGTACGGGGCAAGGGTCACCATCACCCCTGAGGGAGAGACGACGTTGGCGCGCGGCGGGTGGTCGGCAACGTTGTAA
- a CDS encoding N-acetyltransferase: MTDTGSLKLLRTSDMEKHRQLILDIHVEVRTEFGLMDNPFNAVERFDERLASYASRDGWEVVIAYQADEPAGYIFGSPLMRGSLWWSSMRQPQPDEFTRETGSRTFAVQEVLVREAFRGTAGAGTSRLLHETLLAERDEERATLLVDPTRSEGRLKAVYESWGYRDIGAQQPFDDSPVFATMLRDPLRQ; encoded by the coding sequence ATGACGGACACCGGCTCCCTGAAACTCCTCCGCACCAGCGACATGGAGAAGCACCGCCAGCTCATTCTCGACATCCACGTAGAAGTCCGAACCGAATTCGGGCTGATGGACAACCCCTTCAACGCCGTGGAACGGTTCGACGAGCGCCTGGCCAGCTATGCGTCCCGGGACGGCTGGGAAGTCGTCATCGCCTACCAGGCCGATGAGCCGGCCGGCTACATCTTCGGCTCACCACTCATGCGCGGATCCCTGTGGTGGTCCTCCATGCGACAGCCCCAGCCGGATGAATTCACTAGGGAAACGGGAAGCCGGACGTTCGCCGTCCAAGAGGTCCTGGTCCGCGAGGCATTCCGCGGCACCGCAGGGGCAGGAACCTCCCGGCTGTTGCACGAGACGCTCCTCGCCGAGCGCGATGAGGAGCGCGCCACGCTCCTGGTCGATCCCACGCGGTCCGAGGGACGACTGAAAGCGGTATACGAGTCGTGGGGGTACCGGGACATCGGCGCTCAGCAGCCGTTCGACGACTCCCCGGTTTTCGCCACGATGCTGCGCGACCCGCTGCGCCAGTAG
- a CDS encoding DUF6087 family protein — protein MDDEPLEEWAARREERRPVPGERRATPLGEEPDQGAHVAPDAPRGVQEWDGHQWTPAGVAADFQAAASETGEDAASLAERVALSSFSKLPPMPEPWRPTEVFHRR, from the coding sequence ATGGACGACGAGCCCCTTGAGGAATGGGCGGCACGGCGCGAGGAACGCCGTCCCGTGCCCGGGGAGCGTCGGGCCACCCCGCTCGGCGAGGAACCGGACCAGGGGGCCCACGTCGCCCCGGACGCCCCGCGCGGCGTCCAGGAGTGGGACGGGCACCAGTGGACGCCGGCGGGTGTCGCAGCCGACTTCCAGGCCGCTGCGAGCGAGACCGGTGAGGATGCGGCATCCCTGGCTGAACGGGTCGCACTCTCCTCGTTCAGCAAGCTGCCCCCGATGCCCGAACCCTGGCGGCCGACCGAGGTGTTCCACCGGCGCTGA
- a CDS encoding MerR family transcriptional regulator: MTEDGGVDDYRDDELLTIGAFAARARLSAKALRLYDRLGLLAPAYVDETSGYRYYRPAQTERARLVALLRQLDMPLALIGELVTQAELDGPAAAERLAAYWADVEARIAGQRTLAGYLRGRLSGRSSEMDELYGTFVVETVDVPERVVLTEKRHTLVDELPAWIGASLGRLEAGARECGGVSAAPFVVYHSEVSMESDGPAESCVPVADAAAARSWAKTHGRSWATAVRVEPARRLAYTRITKAQVAHPQIIAAFEAVERWMAGRGIEPAGPCREVYFADWDAAGPDDAVCDIAFPVNVS; the protein is encoded by the coding sequence GTGACGGAGGATGGCGGCGTGGACGACTACCGGGACGACGAGCTGCTCACCATCGGCGCGTTCGCCGCGCGGGCCCGGCTCTCGGCCAAGGCTCTGCGGCTGTACGACCGGCTCGGGCTGCTCGCCCCCGCGTACGTCGACGAGACTAGCGGCTACCGCTACTACCGGCCGGCGCAGACCGAACGCGCCCGGCTGGTGGCCCTGTTGCGGCAGCTGGACATGCCACTCGCCCTGATCGGCGAGCTGGTGACCCAGGCCGAGCTGGACGGGCCCGCCGCCGCAGAGCGGCTCGCCGCCTACTGGGCGGACGTCGAGGCGCGGATCGCGGGTCAGCGCACACTCGCCGGCTACCTCCGTGGACGACTGTCGGGGAGGAGCTCCGAGATGGACGAGCTGTACGGAACATTCGTGGTCGAGACCGTGGACGTACCCGAGCGGGTGGTGCTGACGGAGAAACGGCACACTCTCGTGGATGAGCTGCCCGCGTGGATCGGGGCGTCGCTGGGGCGCCTGGAGGCAGGGGCCCGGGAGTGCGGGGGTGTGAGTGCGGCGCCGTTCGTCGTATACCACTCCGAGGTGTCCATGGAGAGCGACGGTCCGGCCGAGTCGTGCGTTCCGGTCGCCGACGCGGCCGCCGCGCGCTCCTGGGCGAAGACGCACGGACGGTCCTGGGCGACGGCGGTACGGGTGGAACCGGCCCGGCGGCTCGCGTACACGCGGATCACCAAGGCGCAGGTGGCCCATCCGCAGATCATCGCCGCCTTCGAGGCCGTGGAGCGGTGGATGGCCGGGCGGGGAATCGAACCGGCGGGGCCGTGCCGCGAGGTGTACTTCGCGGACTGGGACGCGGCGGGACCGGACGACGCGGTGTGCGACATCGCGTTCCCCGTGAATGTGTCCTGA
- a CDS encoding ABC transporter ATP-binding protein, translating into MGWNQHQGSFLELGLRTMVARMPRLIGATVRLAHRADPRALRRVAVAELGGGVAQAVGLVAVNRVLTQLLGGGDTTDRLRDAVPALVVVAVTAIVGALLRSASTAGTGRLEPKVFRVATEEYLERVARVELAAVEDEEFHKLLDSAQYGAESARRMIRFCTSVMTAGIALAAAAGVLTVLHPALLPLLALMTLPSAWSALTIARRRYVSFHTWVQHARAGQLLGRLLIDTQAASEVRVHNIGPFLLRHFRTMAETGEREQTRLASLAARTGLIASGWTGITTAAAYGVLGLLLWTGAMDLAVAGTAVIAIRTGSANLEGLVVQLNYLYEESLFVADLERLCQEADRRLIPETGRPLPAHVNAIRFENVSFTYPGTDTDPALDAVNVTIPAGRIIALVGNNGSGKSTLAKLLCGLYAPDAGRILWDGVDSTELDRGDLFDRIAVVAQDFYRWPFTARVNVAIGRPDAPHEDELLHAAAEYAGADETIAALPRGWDTLLARGYKGGHQISGGQWQRLGIARARHRDARILVVDEPTSALDAETEQRVFDQIRSLAAAGQTIILITHRLHSVRHADEIYVMERGRVAEHGTFADLLRADGDGPGLFRRMYLVQSEQYRLDGEQ; encoded by the coding sequence ATGGGGTGGAACCAGCATCAGGGGTCGTTCCTGGAGCTGGGGCTGCGGACCATGGTCGCGCGGATGCCCCGGCTGATCGGCGCCACCGTCCGGCTCGCCCACCGGGCCGACCCGCGCGCCCTGCGCCGGGTGGCGGTCGCCGAGTTGGGCGGGGGAGTGGCGCAGGCGGTAGGGCTCGTCGCCGTCAACCGGGTGCTCACCCAGCTGCTCGGCGGCGGCGACACCACCGACCGACTGCGGGACGCCGTACCGGCGTTGGTGGTCGTCGCGGTCACCGCGATCGTCGGGGCACTGTTGCGGTCCGCGTCCACCGCCGGTACCGGGCGGCTGGAGCCGAAGGTGTTCCGGGTGGCGACCGAGGAGTACCTGGAGCGGGTGGCCCGGGTCGAGCTGGCCGCCGTGGAGGACGAGGAGTTCCACAAACTGCTCGACTCCGCCCAGTACGGAGCCGAGTCCGCGCGCCGCATGATCCGCTTCTGTACGTCCGTCATGACGGCGGGCATCGCGCTGGCCGCGGCCGCCGGGGTGCTCACCGTGCTGCATCCGGCCCTCCTCCCGCTCCTCGCGCTGATGACACTGCCCAGCGCCTGGAGCGCGCTCACCATCGCCCGCCGCCGGTACGTCTCCTTCCACACCTGGGTCCAACACGCGCGCGCGGGGCAGCTGTTGGGGCGGCTGCTGATCGACACGCAGGCCGCGTCCGAGGTGCGGGTGCACAACATCGGGCCGTTTCTGCTGCGGCACTTCAGGACCATGGCCGAGACGGGGGAGCGGGAACAGACCCGGCTCGCCTCACTGGCCGCCCGTACCGGGCTGATCGCGTCGGGGTGGACGGGCATCACGACGGCCGCCGCGTACGGCGTGCTCGGGCTGCTGCTGTGGACGGGGGCCATGGACCTGGCCGTCGCCGGTACGGCGGTCATCGCCATCCGGACCGGCTCCGCCAACCTGGAGGGACTGGTGGTCCAGCTCAACTACCTTTACGAGGAGAGCCTGTTCGTCGCCGACCTGGAGCGGCTGTGCCAGGAGGCGGACCGTCGGCTCATCCCGGAGACCGGTCGCCCGCTGCCCGCGCATGTGAACGCCATCCGCTTCGAGAACGTCTCCTTCACGTACCCGGGCACGGACACCGACCCCGCCCTCGACGCGGTGAACGTCACCATCCCCGCCGGCCGGATCATCGCGCTGGTCGGCAACAACGGTAGCGGGAAGAGCACTCTCGCCAAGTTGCTGTGCGGGCTGTACGCGCCCGACGCGGGCCGCATCCTCTGGGACGGGGTCGACTCCACCGAGCTCGACCGGGGTGACCTCTTCGACCGGATCGCCGTCGTGGCCCAGGACTTCTACCGCTGGCCCTTCACCGCCCGGGTCAACGTCGCCATCGGCCGGCCCGACGCCCCGCACGAGGACGAACTCCTGCACGCCGCCGCCGAGTACGCGGGCGCCGACGAGACCATCGCCGCCCTGCCCCGTGGTTGGGACACGCTCCTAGCCCGCGGTTACAAGGGCGGCCACCAGATCTCCGGCGGCCAGTGGCAGCGCCTCGGTATCGCCCGCGCCCGGCACCGGGACGCCCGCATCCTGGTCGTCGACGAACCGACGAGCGCCCTGGACGCGGAGACCGAGCAGCGCGTCTTCGACCAGATCCGCAGCCTTGCCGCGGCGGGCCAGACGATCATCCTGATCACCCACCGGCTGCACAGCGTCCGGCACGCGGACGAGATCTACGTCATGGAACGGGGCCGGGTCGCCGAACACGGCACGTTCGCGGACCTGTTGAGGGCCGACGGTGACGGGCCGGGGCTGTTCCGGCGGATGTATCTGGTGCAGTCGGAGCAGTACCGGCTGGACGGCGAACAGTGA